A window of Oscillatoria sp. FACHB-1407 contains these coding sequences:
- a CDS encoding ABC1 kinase family protein produces MSNGAKSYGSKAYRWNRENYSRHRRFTDIWSFVLKLLVAQWAYNKPWSYSRGMTDEAKASRRRSLAIWIRETLLDLGPTFIKVGQLFSTRADLFPVEYVEELSKLQDRVPAFSYEQVEKIIAEDFGKTIPELYSSFDPIPLAAASLGQVHRAQLHSGEEVVVKVQRPGLRKLFEIDLAILKGIARYFQSHPTWGRGRDWLGIYEECCRILWEEIEYINEGRNADTFRRNFRDEDWVKVPRVYWRYASPRVLTLEYLPGIKISHYEALEAAGLDRKVLAQLGARAYLQQLLNDGFFHADPHPGNIAVSSDGALIFYDFGMMGRVQLVTREKLLDTFFGIAQKDADRVVASLIDLGALAPAEDMGPVRRSIQYMLDHFMDQPFENQSVSAISDDLYEIAYDQPFRFPATFTFVMRAFSTLEGVGKGLDPEFNFMEVAKPFAMQIMSTDNGSDSNGFLGELSRQAAQVSSTALGLPRRIEDTIEKLERGDLRIRVRSTETDRVLRRLSNVNMGTNYTILVGVFTLSATILLVNQFIWLAVISAIAAAVAAVALVRLLIRLDRFERMF; encoded by the coding sequence GTGTCTAATGGGGCAAAATCCTATGGCAGTAAAGCCTATCGCTGGAATCGAGAAAATTATTCTCGGCATCGACGCTTTACTGACATTTGGTCATTTGTGTTGAAGTTGCTGGTGGCTCAGTGGGCTTATAACAAGCCCTGGAGTTATTCCCGTGGCATGACGGATGAGGCTAAAGCGTCTCGTCGGCGATCGCTAGCCATCTGGATTCGTGAGACATTGCTTGACCTGGGACCAACGTTTATCAAAGTTGGGCAGTTATTCTCGACTCGTGCTGATTTGTTCCCCGTTGAATATGTTGAGGAATTGTCTAAGCTTCAGGATCGAGTGCCTGCGTTTAGCTACGAACAGGTTGAGAAGATTATTGCTGAGGATTTTGGTAAAACGATTCCTGAACTCTACAGCAGCTTTGATCCCATTCCGTTGGCGGCTGCAAGTTTAGGGCAGGTGCATCGGGCACAGTTGCACTCTGGGGAAGAAGTAGTCGTCAAAGTGCAGCGACCGGGTTTAAGAAAATTATTTGAAATTGACTTAGCTATTCTCAAGGGAATTGCTCGCTACTTTCAAAGCCATCCCACCTGGGGGCGGGGTCGAGATTGGCTGGGCATCTATGAAGAGTGTTGCCGCATTCTCTGGGAAGAGATTGAGTACATCAATGAAGGGCGGAATGCGGATACATTCCGGCGAAACTTCCGGGATGAGGATTGGGTAAAAGTCCCTCGTGTGTACTGGCGGTATGCTTCACCGCGAGTCCTGACGCTGGAATATTTGCCGGGTATTAAGATTAGCCATTATGAGGCACTGGAGGCCGCTGGCTTAGACCGGAAGGTTCTGGCACAGCTGGGTGCCAGGGCATATTTACAACAATTGCTCAATGATGGTTTCTTCCATGCGGATCCGCATCCTGGCAACATTGCGGTTAGCTCGGATGGGGCGTTAATTTTTTATGACTTTGGCATGATGGGGCGGGTACAACTCGTAACCCGTGAAAAGTTATTAGATACCTTTTTTGGGATTGCTCAAAAGGATGCCGATCGCGTCGTTGCTTCTTTGATTGATTTGGGTGCGCTTGCGCCAGCAGAGGATATGGGTCCAGTCAGGCGATCGATTCAGTACATGCTGGATCACTTTATGGATCAGCCGTTTGAGAACCAATCAGTGTCTGCGATTAGTGACGATTTGTATGAAATTGCTTACGATCAGCCGTTTCGGTTTCCTGCTACGTTTACGTTTGTGATGCGAGCCTTTTCAACACTAGAGGGGGTTGGCAAAGGGTTAGATCCTGAGTTTAACTTTATGGAGGTTGCAAAACCATTTGCAATGCAAATTATGAGTACTGATAATGGGTCTGATTCAAATGGGTTTCTCGGTGAGCTGAGTCGGCAGGCGGCTCAAGTTAGCAGCACTGCATTGGGTCTACCTCGGCGAATTGAGGATACAATCGAAAAACTAGAACGGGGTGATCTGCGTATCCGGGTGCGATCGACGGAAACTGATCGGGTGCTTCGTCGTCTTAGTAACGTTAATATGGGGACTAACTACACCATTTTGGTTGGAGTTTTTACTCTATCAGCTACGATTTTGTTAGTAAACCAATTTATTTGGTTGGCTGTGATATCAGCGATCGCAGCGGCTGTTGCGGCTGTTGCTCTAGTTCGGCTTCTGATTCGTCTCGATCGCTTCGAGCGAATGTTTTAA
- a CDS encoding DUF6825 family protein, which translates to MSNPLVHAFFVGRAFAEAVGEQLEASLTNALSDLGKFDAEQRENLRQFMEQVLERANREEALALQNRTGSSYESSNKQEDLQAMIDELRAETAQLRAELQLYRNRSN; encoded by the coding sequence ATGAGCAACCCTTTGGTTCATGCTTTTTTCGTCGGTAGAGCTTTTGCTGAAGCGGTCGGTGAGCAATTAGAAGCTTCTTTGACAAATGCCCTAAGTGACTTGGGCAAGTTTGATGCTGAGCAGCGAGAGAATCTGCGCCAATTTATGGAGCAAGTTCTTGAGCGGGCAAATCGAGAAGAAGCATTGGCTTTGCAAAATCGAACTGGCTCTAGTTATGAGTCATCTAATAAGCAAGAAGATTTGCAAGCCATGATTGACGAACTGCGAGCAGAGACAGCTCAGCTGCGAGCAGAGTTGCAGCTCTATCGCAACCGTTCTAATTAA
- a CDS encoding PP2C family protein-serine/threonine phosphatase, producing MKCLFTGLTDPGLLRSVNQDAYYIDPDGRFFIVADGMGGHAGGQEASRIATRSIQLYLDENWNSLEPSKTLLENSFLKANQAILQDQVAHPERSDMGTTAVVVIFRNGQPWCAHIGDSRLYRLRGAKLEQITEDHTWVARAMKLGDLTPDQARIHPWRHILSKCLGREDLRQVDAQPLDVQPSDRLLLCSDGLTEELSDHLIASHLKSIRACDKAAMALVNAAKDKGGRDNITVVIVAIDGNNPPH from the coding sequence ATGAAGTGTCTCTTCACGGGTCTTACCGATCCGGGACTCCTCCGTTCAGTTAATCAAGATGCCTATTACATCGACCCCGATGGACGGTTTTTTATCGTCGCTGATGGTATGGGAGGTCATGCAGGAGGGCAGGAGGCAAGCCGGATTGCGACCCGCTCGATTCAGCTTTATCTGGATGAGAATTGGAACTCGTTAGAACCTTCTAAGACTCTTTTAGAAAACTCATTTCTTAAAGCAAACCAAGCCATCCTACAAGACCAGGTGGCGCACCCAGAGCGGTCAGACATGGGGACGACGGCGGTTGTTGTGATTTTCCGCAATGGTCAACCCTGGTGTGCCCACATTGGAGATTCCCGGTTATATCGATTGCGCGGAGCGAAGCTGGAGCAAATTACAGAAGACCATACCTGGGTGGCGCGAGCGATGAAGCTGGGGGATCTGACGCCTGATCAGGCTCGGATTCATCCCTGGCGGCACATTTTGTCGAAGTGTTTGGGGCGGGAAGATCTGCGCCAGGTGGATGCTCAACCGCTGGACGTGCAACCGAGCGATCGCCTGTTGTTGTGTAGTGATGGGTTAACTGAAGAACTGTCGGATCACCTGATTGCGTCTCATCTCAAATCCATTCGAGCCTGTGACAAAGCGGCGATGGCCTTGGTGAATGCGGCAAAAGATAAGGGTGGACGAGATAACATTACTGTGGTGATTGTGGCGATCGATGGGAACAATCCGCCCCATTGA